The Alphaproteobacteria bacterium genome has a segment encoding these proteins:
- a CDS encoding TIGR01459 family HAD-type hydrolase, translating into MSIGHLEGLAAVANRYALFLIDQWGVLHNGESLHDGAVETLRELRARGKKIVILSNSAKRLSVSTRRMAEMGIAPDCYDHCVTSGEEVWQALNARNEPFYRDLGRKCVVFTWDDDRDIMQGLGLTEVDSIAEADFILNAGTRTGTADMSDYDPYLIEAAAHDLPMVCANPDFVSVAPDGSFSICPGTTARRYLELGGRVDYRGKPYAPVYQRCFALEPDARPALAIGDSLYHDIGGANRAGIDSLLIAGGIHGKVLGLVDGGSVDPEKLRAVCELEGQTPSYVMPRFCW; encoded by the coding sequence ATGAGTATCGGACATCTTGAAGGTCTGGCGGCGGTCGCGAACCGCTACGCCCTGTTTCTGATCGACCAGTGGGGCGTGCTCCACAATGGCGAATCGCTGCATGACGGCGCGGTGGAAACGCTGCGCGAATTGCGCGCCAGGGGCAAGAAGATCGTCATCCTGTCCAATTCGGCCAAGCGCCTGTCCGTCAGTACGCGCCGCATGGCGGAAATGGGGATCGCCCCGGACTGCTACGATCACTGCGTGACCTCCGGCGAGGAGGTCTGGCAGGCGCTGAACGCGCGCAACGAACCCTTTTACCGGGACCTCGGCCGGAAATGCGTTGTCTTCACATGGGATGACGACCGCGACATCATGCAGGGTCTGGGCCTGACCGAGGTGGACAGCATCGCGGAGGCGGATTTCATCCTGAATGCGGGTACGCGGACAGGGACCGCGGATATGAGCGATTACGACCCCTATCTGATCGAAGCGGCGGCGCACGACCTGCCGATGGTCTGCGCCAACCCCGATTTCGTCAGCGTCGCTCCCGATGGCAGCTTTTCGATCTGTCCGGGGACAACCGCGCGCCGCTACCTTGAACTGGGCGGCCGGGTCGATTACCGGGGCAAGCCCTATGCGCCGGTCTATCAGCGGTGTTTCGCCCTTGAACCGGATGCGCGGCCGGCCCTCGCCATCGGCGATTCGCTCTATCACGATATCGGCGGCGCCAACCGCGCCGGCATCGATTCGCTGCTGATTGCCGGCGGCATTCACGGCAAGGTCCTCGGACTCGTCGACGGCGGTTCGGTCGATCCGGAAAAACTCCGCGCGGTCTGCGAACTCGAAGGCCAGACCCCCAGCTACGTCATGCCGCGCTTCTGCTGGTAG
- the cobT gene encoding cobaltochelatase subunit CobT, whose protein sequence is MSEAEPPIESFKRAVAACFRAVADDSEVDVSFTAEPPGVIGKRARLPFPSRNLPPEEVAQVRGEADALALKLRHHDPAIHARAMPGGDTAPAIFEMLEQARIEAIGAKRMSGLNANIAASLEDRYRRAGLHRVTERNDATMPEAVRLMARQLFTGSEPPPAAQAVFEQWESELREKIGADLEELSHVIDNQAEYSRAARQLIQDLDIEIGVEQDSEDSESGDDESDEDSVQSESEDEGGDPSDAAGEAGGDSSEAEGGDEEDGDTNPEDSDGEMMPADGSEEPGDPGKRWRPEHDLSNVPREPFYGAYTETYDEVVLAETLCDPEELSRLRQLLDQQLAQLQGLIGRLANRLQRRLLAKQTRSWDFNLEEGLLDTARLVRVITNPMHPLSFKLEQETDFRDTVVTLLIDNSGSMRGRPITIAAMSADVLSRTLERCGVKVEVLGFTTRAWKGGQSREQWIADGKRPNPGRLNDLRHIIYKAADSPWRRARKNLGLMLREGLLKENIDGEALLWAHDRLLARPEQRRILMVISDGAPVDDSTLSVNPGNYLERHLRDVIEYIETRSPVELIAIGIGHDVTRYYRRAVTIVDVEQLGGTMMEKLAELFDEESARAQEPRARTRTRSTRR, encoded by the coding sequence ATGAGCGAGGCCGAACCCCCAATTGAAAGTTTCAAACGCGCGGTCGCGGCCTGTTTTCGTGCCGTCGCGGATGATTCCGAAGTCGACGTTTCCTTCACGGCCGAACCGCCGGGCGTCATCGGCAAGCGCGCGCGCCTGCCGTTTCCGAGCCGGAACCTGCCGCCGGAGGAAGTCGCACAGGTTCGGGGCGAAGCCGATGCGCTGGCGCTCAAGCTGCGTCACCATGACCCCGCAATTCATGCCAGGGCCATGCCCGGCGGCGATACGGCACCCGCCATTTTCGAAATGCTGGAACAGGCCCGGATCGAGGCAATCGGCGCCAAGCGCATGTCCGGCCTGAACGCCAATATCGCCGCGTCGCTGGAAGACCGCTATCGCCGCGCCGGCCTGCACCGGGTTACCGAACGCAATGACGCCACCATGCCGGAAGCCGTCCGGCTGATGGCGCGGCAGCTTTTTACAGGTTCCGAACCACCCCCTGCCGCCCAGGCGGTCTTCGAGCAATGGGAATCGGAACTCCGGGAAAAAATCGGGGCGGACCTGGAAGAACTGAGTCACGTCATCGACAATCAGGCGGAGTACAGCCGGGCCGCGCGCCAGCTGATCCAGGATCTCGACATCGAGATCGGCGTCGAGCAGGATTCAGAGGACAGTGAATCGGGAGACGACGAATCGGACGAGGACTCGGTACAGTCCGAATCCGAGGATGAAGGCGGCGATCCCTCGGATGCGGCGGGCGAAGCCGGCGGCGATTCCAGCGAGGCCGAAGGCGGCGACGAGGAAGACGGCGATACCAACCCGGAAGATTCCGACGGCGAAATGATGCCGGCCGACGGCAGCGAGGAACCAGGCGATCCCGGCAAGCGCTGGCGGCCCGAACACGACCTGTCGAATGTGCCCCGCGAACCGTTCTACGGCGCCTATACCGAAACCTATGACGAAGTCGTCTTGGCCGAAACGCTTTGCGACCCGGAAGAACTGTCGCGTCTGCGGCAGCTTCTCGACCAGCAGCTGGCCCAGTTGCAGGGGTTGATCGGGCGGCTGGCCAACCGGCTGCAGCGCCGTCTTCTGGCGAAGCAGACCCGGTCATGGGACTTCAATCTGGAAGAAGGGCTGCTGGACACGGCGCGACTGGTGCGGGTCATCACCAATCCGATGCATCCGCTTTCCTTCAAGCTGGAGCAGGAAACCGATTTCCGGGATACCGTGGTCACCCTGCTGATCGACAATTCGGGATCGATGCGCGGCCGGCCGATCACCATCGCGGCGATGAGCGCCGACGTCCTGTCGCGGACGCTGGAGCGCTGCGGCGTGAAGGTCGAGGTCCTGGGCTTTACCACGCGCGCCTGGAAGGGCGGCCAGTCGCGTGAGCAATGGATCGCCGACGGCAAGCGGCCCAATCCCGGCCGGCTGAACGACCTGCGCCATATCATCTACAAGGCCGCGGATTCGCCCTGGCGGCGGGCGCGCAAGAATCTTGGCCTGATGCTGCGCGAAGGGCTGCTGAAGGAGAATATCGACGGCGAGGCGCTGCTCTGGGCGCATGACCGGTTGCTGGCGCGTCCCGAACAGCGCCGCATCCTGATGGTCATCTCCGATGGCGCGCCGGTGGACGATTCGACACTGTCGGTCAATCCGGGGAATTACCTGGAACGGCACCTGCGCGACGTGATCGAATATATCGAGACCCGGTCGCCCGTCGAACTGATCGCCATCGGTATCGGGCATGACGTTACGCGGTATTACCGGCGCGCGGTCACTATCGTCGATGTCGAGCAACTGGGCGGCACCATGATGGAAAAACTGGCCGAACTGTTCGACGAGGAATCGGCCCGCGCCCAGGAGCCCCGCGCCCGCACCCGCACCCGGTCGACGCGCCGTTAG
- the rpmB gene encoding 50S ribosomal protein L28 yields MSRRCTITGKGVQAGNNVSHAHNKTRRRFLPNLQLTSLLSDALGQSVKMRLSTGAIRTIEKNGGIDAFLLGTSNRKLPPEAQRIKKRIERATANAG; encoded by the coding sequence ATGTCACGACGCTGCACGATCACGGGTAAGGGCGTTCAGGCCGGCAATAATGTCAGCCATGCCCATAACAAGACGCGCCGGCGGTTTCTGCCCAACCTGCAGCTGACGTCCCTGTTGAGCGATGCGCTGGGCCAGTCCGTCAAGATGCGCCTCAGCACGGGCGCGATCCGGACCATTGAAAAGAATGGCGGCATTGACGCCTTCCTGCTCGGCACATCGAACCGCAAGCTGCCGCCCGAAGCGCAGCGCATCAAGAAGCGTATCGAGCGGGCGACGGCTAACGCCGGCTGA
- a CDS encoding EAL domain-containing protein yields MSIAVHLVLAVLYAVAAALVAFGLPRFVPGLAPWTAAAFGLAVFVCCGLLHEIMSRRHSYRRLVRRLNLLRKAYNQNKDDLSRARDEVRRIYEALERAGHMGPDADGVGIREVAAEVKVLHSLVEQLYSDQGSDAAVRERILSVDAPPEERSAAAVHLASVTAQKFRAVNALDEGAVIDIVRDGLRQDRIDLYLQPIVSLPQRKRRYYECFSRIRAADGTMILPEQYIAIARQNDLITAIDNMLLFRCVQLLRKTQRQNYSTAFFCNVSPHTIADRSFFPEFIEYLENCPDLAPCLVLELSQRDIGELTDEAAGDLRRLANAGYRLSMDQVTELDFNLGSLARQGVQFIKIEGKKLLNIAQERMALGGVRVLKQTMDEAGIDLIAEKVESEPELVELLEFSIDFGQGYLFGEPRLSKDPPPAFVEDAQISA; encoded by the coding sequence GTGTCTATCGCGGTGCATCTTGTTTTAGCAGTGCTATATGCGGTGGCGGCCGCGCTGGTTGCCTTCGGGTTGCCGCGTTTCGTGCCGGGGCTGGCGCCGTGGACGGCGGCGGCCTTCGGCCTCGCCGTGTTCGTGTGCTGCGGCCTGCTGCACGAAATCATGTCCCGCCGGCACAGTTACCGGCGGCTGGTGCGGCGCCTGAACCTGCTGCGCAAGGCGTATAACCAGAACAAGGACGACCTGTCGCGGGCGCGCGACGAGGTGCGCCGGATCTACGAGGCGCTGGAGCGCGCCGGGCATATGGGGCCGGATGCCGACGGCGTCGGGATTCGCGAGGTCGCGGCGGAGGTGAAGGTGCTGCATTCGCTGGTCGAACAGCTCTACTCCGACCAGGGGTCGGATGCCGCGGTGCGCGAACGTATCCTTTCCGTCGATGCGCCGCCGGAAGAACGCTCCGCGGCGGCGGTGCACCTCGCCAGCGTCACGGCGCAGAAATTCCGGGCCGTCAACGCCCTCGACGAAGGCGCCGTGATCGACATCGTCCGCGACGGGCTGCGCCAGGACCGCATCGACCTTTACCTGCAGCCGATTGTCAGCCTGCCGCAACGCAAGCGGCGCTATTATGAATGCTTCAGCCGCATCCGGGCGGCGGACGGCACGATGATCCTGCCGGAACAGTATATCGCTATCGCCAGGCAGAACGACCTGATAACGGCAATCGACAACATGCTCCTGTTCCGCTGCGTTCAGCTGTTGCGCAAGACGCAGCGGCAGAATTATTCGACGGCGTTCTTCTGCAATGTGTCGCCCCACACGATCGCCGACCGGTCCTTCTTTCCCGAATTCATCGAATACCTGGAGAATTGCCCGGACCTGGCGCCCTGTCTCGTGCTGGAGCTTTCCCAGCGGGATATTGGCGAATTGACGGACGAGGCCGCCGGCGACCTGCGGCGGCTGGCGAACGCCGGCTACCGCCTGTCCATGGATCAGGTCACGGAACTCGACTTCAACCTGGGCAGCCTTGCCCGGCAGGGCGTCCAGTTCATCAAGATAGAAGGGAAGAAGCTGCTGAACATCGCGCAGGAGCGGATGGCGCTGGGCGGCGTCCGGGTACTGAAGCAGACCATGGACGAAGCCGGCATCGACCTGATTGCCGAGAAAGTCGAAAGCGAACCGGAATTGGTGGAATTGCTCGAATTCAGTATTGATTTCGGGCAGGGCTACCTGTTTGGTGAGCCGCGGCTCAGCAAGGATCCGCCACCCGCTTTCGTCGAGGACGCACAGATCAGCGCATGA
- the cobS gene encoding cobaltochelatase subunit CobS — protein MSTTDSPARAHELDAPDTKVSVREVFGLDTDMIVPAFSSGSDYVPDLDDTYVFDYETTMAILAGFSHNRRVMIQGYHGTGKSTHIEQVAARLNWPCVRVNLDSHISRIDLLGKDAIVLRDGMQVTEFREGILPWALQGPCALCFDEYDAGRPDVMFVIQRILEIDGKLTLLDQSRIIRPHKYFRLFSTANTVGLGDTTGLYHGTQQINQGQMDRWNIVTTLNYLDHEVEEQIVLAKLPTYNTPEGRQMIEKMVALADLTRSGFIGGDISTVMSPRTVLTWAENADIFADIGFAFRVTFLNKCDETERSVVAEYYQRCFGTDLPEAGVMKAAS, from the coding sequence ATGAGCACGACTGACAGCCCGGCCCGGGCCCACGAACTTGACGCGCCCGATACCAAGGTGTCCGTCCGCGAAGTATTTGGTCTGGATACCGACATGATTGTCCCGGCATTCTCGTCCGGCTCCGATTATGTCCCTGACCTGGACGATACCTACGTATTTGATTATGAAACGACGATGGCAATCCTGGCGGGGTTCAGCCACAATCGCCGTGTGATGATCCAGGGCTATCACGGCACGGGCAAGTCCACGCATATCGAACAGGTTGCCGCCCGGCTGAACTGGCCGTGCGTGCGGGTCAATCTGGACAGCCATATCAGCCGTATCGACCTGCTGGGCAAGGACGCAATCGTCCTGCGCGACGGCATGCAGGTAACCGAATTCCGCGAAGGGATCCTGCCCTGGGCGCTGCAGGGTCCCTGCGCCCTGTGTTTCGATGAATATGACGCAGGCCGTCCGGATGTCATGTTCGTGATCCAGCGTATTCTGGAAATCGACGGCAAGCTGACGCTGCTGGATCAAAGCCGGATCATCCGGCCGCACAAGTATTTTCGCCTGTTCTCCACCGCGAACACAGTCGGTCTCGGCGATACGACCGGGCTGTATCACGGCACGCAGCAGATCAACCAGGGCCAGATGGACCGCTGGAACATCGTGACGACGCTGAACTACCTCGATCACGAGGTCGAGGAGCAAATCGTCCTCGCGAAGCTGCCGACATATAACACACCGGAAGGCCGTCAGATGATCGAGAAAATGGTCGCTCTGGCCGACCTGACCCGGTCCGGCTTCATCGGCGGCGATATTTCAACCGTCATGTCGCCCCGGACCGTCCTCACCTGGGCCGAGAACGCGGATATCTTCGCCGATATAGGCTTTGCCTTCCGCGTCACGTTCCTCAACAAATGCGACGAAACGGAACGCTCGGTCGTCGCCGAGTATTATCAGCGGTGTTTCGGAACGGACCTGCCGGAAGCCGGCGTCATGAAAGCAGCGAGTTGA
- the meaB gene encoding methylmalonyl Co-A mutase-associated GTPase MeaB, with amino-acid sequence MTRNAAADGPGDLARRVRDGDRRALGRAITLIESQRADDRPLAERLLEALLPHRVESIRIGISGVPGVGKSTFIEAFGIHAIGQGRRVAVLAVDPSSTLSGGSILGDKTRMETLGRHADAFIRPSPAGATLGGVTRYTRETISVCEAAGYDVVIVETVGVGQSETAVKEMTDLFLLLLSPSGGDELQGMKKGIVELADIVLVNKADGAFETAARHTVSDYRNAIHLLRPASANWQVPVESCSALTGAGIDRAWDLVAVYRAALGASGEIAARRASQAKAWLWSEVSGRLLDALRAHPGVDSLRRQMEDRVARGEITPAHAARRLLEAFLGTG; translated from the coding sequence ATGACACGTAACGCGGCGGCGGACGGGCCCGGCGATCTGGCGCGGCGTGTTCGCGATGGTGACCGCCGTGCCCTGGGCCGGGCGATCACGCTGATAGAATCGCAGCGCGCCGATGACCGGCCGCTGGCGGAACGACTGCTTGAAGCATTGCTGCCGCACCGGGTGGAATCGATCCGGATCGGCATTTCCGGCGTCCCCGGCGTCGGCAAGTCTACCTTCATCGAAGCCTTCGGGATCCACGCCATCGGGCAGGGGCGCCGGGTCGCCGTTCTGGCGGTGGATCCGTCGTCGACCCTGAGCGGCGGCTCGATACTCGGCGACAAGACCCGCATGGAAACGCTGGGGCGTCATGCCGACGCCTTTATCCGGCCATCGCCCGCGGGCGCCACGCTGGGCGGCGTCACGCGCTATACCCGCGAGACGATCTCCGTGTGCGAGGCGGCAGGCTATGATGTCGTGATCGTCGAAACGGTCGGGGTCGGCCAGTCCGAAACCGCCGTGAAAGAGATGACGGACCTGTTCCTGCTGCTGTTGTCGCCGTCGGGCGGCGACGAATTGCAGGGTATGAAAAAGGGGATTGTCGAACTTGCCGATATTGTCCTGGTCAACAAGGCGGACGGCGCGTTCGAAACGGCGGCCCGCCATACGGTATCCGATTACCGCAACGCCATCCATCTCCTGCGGCCGGCTTCGGCAAACTGGCAGGTGCCGGTGGAAAGCTGTTCCGCGCTGACCGGCGCGGGTATCGACCGGGCCTGGGACCTGGTGGCGGTCTACCGCGCCGCCCTGGGCGCCAGCGGCGAAATCGCGGCGCGCCGGGCAAGCCAGGCGAAGGCCTGGCTGTGGTCGGAGGTCAGCGGCCGGCTGCTGGACGCGCTGCGCGCCCATCCGGGCGTCGATTCGTTGCGGCGCCAGATGGAAGACCGGGTCGCCCGGGGTGAAATCACGCCGGCCCATGCGGCGCGCCGCCTGCTGGAAGCGTTTCTGGGAACAGGATAA
- a CDS encoding J domain-containing protein, whose amino-acid sequence MDQLGKFAGGNARGSKGTLGCDHPGCAGAATHRAPKYPGVPDDHYWFCLDHVREYNSKWNYYAGMTDGQVEQEIRNDTVWRRPTWPLGGRAANGGCHARMNFRDDFNVFEAAAGARRQQKQSGDAAPEPAAHIRHALRIMAIEPPVTLTELKSRYKELVKRLHPDANGGDRVAEDKLKDINQAYATIKKFLAA is encoded by the coding sequence ATGGATCAATTAGGTAAATTCGCCGGCGGCAATGCCAGGGGCAGCAAGGGAACGCTGGGGTGCGACCATCCGGGCTGCGCCGGCGCGGCGACGCATCGGGCGCCGAAATACCCTGGTGTCCCGGACGACCACTACTGGTTCTGCCTGGACCATGTCCGCGAATACAACAGCAAATGGAACTATTATGCCGGCATGACGGACGGGCAGGTCGAACAGGAAATCCGTAACGATACGGTGTGGCGACGCCCGACATGGCCGCTTGGCGGCAGGGCCGCGAATGGCGGTTGTCATGCGCGCATGAACTTCCGAGACGATTTCAACGTCTTCGAGGCCGCGGCCGGCGCGCGGCGGCAGCAGAAGCAATCCGGCGATGCCGCCCCCGAACCGGCGGCGCATATCCGCCATGCGCTTAGAATCATGGCGATTGAGCCGCCAGTAACCTTGACCGAATTGAAGTCGCGTTATAAGGAATTGGTCAAACGGTTACATCCTGATGCAAACGGCGGCGATAGGGTGGCGGAGGACAAATTGAAGGATATCAATCAGGCCTATGCCACAATTAAGAAATTCCTTGCAGCCTAG
- a CDS encoding GNAT family protein, whose protein sequence is MRRAVADDAPALYRFGEQLLAESSFFLRSPGERARSVDEMRAIIENFSARPHYLLLGVWQGETAVGEAVVTAGDFQRNRLSATLGVGVLQAHSGRGLGASLMREMEAFARRRRLRRLELTVMASNTRARALYGRMGYVEEGVKRDSMFVDGGFVDEVMMAKILV, encoded by the coding sequence ATGCGGCGCGCAGTGGCGGACGATGCGCCGGCGCTGTACCGGTTTGGCGAGCAACTCCTCGCGGAAAGCAGCTTTTTCCTTCGGTCCCCCGGCGAACGGGCGCGCTCGGTGGACGAAATGCGCGCGATCATCGAAAATTTCAGCGCGCGGCCGCATTACCTGCTGTTAGGCGTCTGGCAGGGTGAGACGGCCGTGGGCGAGGCGGTCGTCACCGCTGGCGATTTTCAGCGCAACAGGCTTTCCGCGACGCTTGGCGTCGGCGTCCTGCAGGCGCATTCCGGCCGCGGCCTTGGTGCATCACTGATGCGGGAAATGGAAGCGTTTGCGCGCCGCCGCCGGCTGCGGCGGCTGGAGCTGACGGTTATGGCGTCTAACACGCGCGCCCGGGCGCTCTACGGGCGCATGGGATATGTCGAGGAGGGCGTGAAGCGCGATTCCATGTTCGTCGACGGGGGATTTGTCGACGAGGTGATGATGGCGAAAATACTTGTATGA
- the scpA gene encoding methylmalonyl-CoA mutase → MADFPKKTLDEWRAAAERELRGGNPDDLTWRTLEGIEVKPLYTAADLELLGDLDSLPGLAPFLRGPRATMYAARPWTVRQYSGFSTAEESNAYYRRNLEAGQKGLSIAFDLATHRGYDSDHPRVIGDVGKAGVAIDSVEDMKILFDGIPLDRMSVSMTMNGAVLPVLASFIVAGEEQGVPLEKLSGTIQNDVLKEFMVRNTYIYPPEPSMRIVADIIEYTAQNMPRFNSISISGYHMQEAGATCVQELAYTIADGIEYVRVALSKGLDVDAFAPRLSFFFCIGMNFFMEIAKLRAARVLWATLMQDLFQPKDEKSLMLRTHCQTSGVSLTAQDPYNNIIRTTVEAMAAGLGGTQSLHTNAFDEALALPSEFSSRIARNTQLVLQEETGITKVIDPLAGSYYVESLTASLIEEARRIIDEVEELGGMTKAVVAGVPKLRIEESAARRQARIDRGEEVIVGVNRYRAAAQDEVEILNIDNTAVREAQIRRLKTVRETRDEARCQETLQALGDAAAAGTGNLLALSVDAARARATVGEISDALEKTFTRHRAEIRAISGVYGAAYDHDAAFAEIRTAVEGFAAEEGRRPRMLVVKLGQDGHDRGAKIIATAFADIGFDVDIGPLFQTPDEAARQAVENDVHIIGVSSQAAGHRTLVPALIDGLKELGAEDILVVCGGVIPPKDYDELKALGVAAIYGPGTNIPVAAREIIQLIRRRREAA, encoded by the coding sequence ATGGCTGATTTTCCGAAGAAGACGCTGGATGAATGGCGGGCAGCGGCGGAACGCGAGTTGCGCGGCGGCAACCCCGACGACCTGACCTGGCGGACGCTCGAGGGAATCGAGGTCAAGCCGCTCTACACGGCCGCCGACCTTGAATTGCTGGGAGACCTTGATTCCCTGCCCGGGCTGGCGCCCTTCCTGCGCGGTCCGCGCGCCACGATGTATGCGGCGCGGCCCTGGACGGTCCGCCAGTATTCCGGGTTTTCGACGGCGGAGGAATCCAACGCCTATTACCGGCGAAATCTGGAGGCCGGGCAGAAAGGCCTGTCCATCGCCTTCGACCTCGCCACCCATCGCGGCTATGACAGCGACCACCCCCGCGTGATCGGCGATGTCGGCAAGGCCGGGGTCGCCATCGATTCGGTCGAGGATATGAAAATCCTGTTCGACGGTATCCCGCTCGACCGGATGTCGGTTTCCATGACCATGAACGGCGCGGTGCTGCCGGTGCTGGCCAGCTTTATCGTCGCCGGCGAGGAACAGGGCGTCCCCCTGGAAAAACTCAGCGGCACCATCCAGAACGACGTGCTGAAGGAATTCATGGTCCGCAACACCTATATCTACCCGCCCGAACCCTCGATGCGGATCGTCGCCGACATTATCGAATACACGGCGCAGAACATGCCGCGCTTCAATTCGATCTCGATTTCCGGCTATCACATGCAGGAAGCAGGCGCGACCTGCGTGCAGGAACTCGCCTACACCATTGCCGACGGCATCGAATATGTCCGCGTCGCGCTGTCGAAGGGGCTGGACGTGGACGCCTTTGCGCCGCGGCTGTCCTTCTTTTTCTGCATCGGCATGAATTTCTTCATGGAAATCGCCAAGCTACGGGCCGCGCGCGTGCTCTGGGCGACCCTGATGCAGGACCTGTTCCAGCCGAAGGACGAGAAATCCCTGATGCTGCGCACCCATTGCCAGACATCGGGCGTGTCGCTGACGGCGCAGGATCCCTACAACAACATCATCCGCACCACCGTCGAGGCGATGGCGGCCGGCCTGGGCGGCACCCAGTCGCTGCACACCAACGCGTTCGACGAGGCGCTGGCCCTGCCGAGCGAGTTTTCCTCGCGGATCGCCCGGAATACCCAGCTCGTGCTGCAGGAGGAAACCGGCATCACGAAGGTGATCGATCCGCTGGCCGGCAGTTACTATGTGGAAAGCCTCACCGCGAGCCTGATCGAAGAGGCCCGCCGGATCATCGACGAGGTCGAGGAACTGGGCGGCATGACCAAGGCTGTGGTCGCGGGCGTCCCGAAACTGCGGATCGAGGAATCGGCGGCGCGCCGTCAGGCCCGAATCGACCGTGGCGAGGAAGTCATCGTCGGCGTCAACAGGTACCGGGCGGCGGCGCAGGACGAGGTCGAAATCCTGAACATCGACAATACGGCGGTGCGCGAGGCGCAGATTCGCCGCCTGAAGACGGTGCGCGAAACCCGCGACGAGGCCCGCTGCCAGGAAACGCTCCAGGCGCTCGGCGATGCGGCGGCCGCCGGGACGGGCAACCTGCTGGCGCTATCGGTCGATGCGGCGCGCGCCCGCGCCACGGTCGGCGAGATATCGGATGCGCTGGAAAAAACGTTCACCCGCCATCGCGCCGAAATCAGGGCTATTTCCGGCGTGTATGGCGCCGCATACGACCACGATGCCGCCTTCGCCGAAATCCGGACGGCAGTCGAAGGCTTCGCCGCCGAGGAAGGCCGCCGGCCGCGCATGCTGGTGGTCAAGCTGGGCCAGGACGGCCATGACCGTGGCGCGAAGATCATCGCCACCGCCTTTGCCGATATCGGGTTCGACGTGGATATCGGCCCCCTGTTCCAGACGCCCGACGAAGCGGCGCGGCAGGCGGTCGAAAACGACGTGCATATCATCGGCGTGTCGTCGCAGGCGGCGGGGCACCGGACGCTGGTGCCGGCCCTGATTGACGGGCTGAAGGAACTGGGCGCGGAGGATATCCTCGTGGTCTGCGGCGGGGTGATCCCGCCGAAGGACTACGACGAGTTGAAGGCACTGGGCGTCGCCGCGATCTACGGTCCCGGCACGAACATCCCCGTCGCCGCGCGCGAGATCATCCAGCTCATCCGCCGGCGCCGCGAAGCGGCCTGA